AATCACAAATCATGGTCACAACAATTGAAGAAATCCCCCTATTCGATCCTCAAAATGGAAGTTCAGCGATTGAGGCACACCTCTCTTTAAACAACACGGAAATTCAACAAGTGTGCAAACGTGATGGACGCAAGGTTCGCTTTGAGCCGATGCGTATCGTCAAGGCATTCCAAAGAGCAGGAGACGCGACCAGTGAATTTAATCATGACCAGGCACTCTGGCTGGCGCTTCAGGTTGTCAATCAATGCACAGATAAGCTCACTGCAAAAACACCATCAGTTGAAGAAATCCAGGACATTGCCGAAGAGGTCCTGCTGCAATCTCCCTTTCGCAAAACTGCGAAGGCTTATATCATCTATCGAGACCAGCATGCTCGACGCCGCGAGATGCAGAACAAAACCAAAACCGAAATCGTCGAACAGTACCTGCGCAAGCTCGACTGGCAAGTCCGCGAGAACAGCAACATGGCTTACTCGCTCCAAGGGCTGAACAACTACATCTCTTCAGGCATTAGCCAAAGTTTTTGGCTGAACGAAGTCTATACACCACAAATTCAAAAGGCTCATGAAGGCGGCGACTTTCATATTCATGACACCAACCAGCTCAGTGTTTATTGTGTCGGCTGGGATTTGTATCAACTCCTTCAGGAAGGCTTTCGCGGTGTTCCCGGCAAGGTTGAATCCGCGCCTGCCCGACATCTGCGCAGCGCACTCGGCCAAATCGTTAATTTCTTTTATACACTTCAAGGTGAAGCTGCCGGTGCCCAGGCTTTCTCCAGCTTCGACACCCTGCTCGCTCCTTTCATTCGTTATGACAATCTAAGCTACGAAGATGTGCGACAGATCGTCCAGGAATTTATTTTCAACGTCAATGTTCCGACTCGTGTTGGTTTTCAAAGTCCATTCACTAATATCACACTCGATTTACAATGCCCCAGGCACTACCGCGACCAACCCGTGTTGCGCGGAGGCGAATTCATGGCGGAGAGGTATGGTGACTTTCAGGAGGAAATGGATCTGCTCAACCGTGCCTTCTTTGATATCATGACCGAAGGTGATGCTGGCGGACGACTGTTTTCTTTTCCGATCCCAACCATCAACCTGACCAAAGGCTTCGACTGGGAAAATCCGAACCTACGCGGCCTATGGGAGATGACAGGTAAGTTTGGGATTCCGTATTTCTCCAACTTCATCAACTCAGACATGAGCCCGGATGATGCACGCTCAATGTGCTGCCGTCTGCGTATAGACAATACCCAGCTCGAACGACGGGGAGGTGGGCTTTTTGGAGCCCATCCGCTTACCGGCAGCATTGGGGTCGTTACGATTAATCTGCCGCGTATCGCACACCGAACTCGCAGTCAGCGCGAATTCTTTACTCGGCTGGGGAAATTAATGGACCTGGCTCGCAACAGCCTGGAAATCAAACGAAAGCTATTGGAGCAATTAACTGAATCAGGTCTCTACCCTTATACCCAGTATTACCTGCGCGATATGAAAAAGC
The Rubellicoccus peritrichatus DNA segment above includes these coding regions:
- a CDS encoding ribonucleoside triphosphate reductase, with translation MVTTIEEIPLFDPQNGSSAIEAHLSLNNTEIQQVCKRDGRKVRFEPMRIVKAFQRAGDATSEFNHDQALWLALQVVNQCTDKLTAKTPSVEEIQDIAEEVLLQSPFRKTAKAYIIYRDQHARRREMQNKTKTEIVEQYLRKLDWQVRENSNMAYSLQGLNNYISSGISQSFWLNEVYTPQIQKAHEGGDFHIHDTNQLSVYCVGWDLYQLLQEGFRGVPGKVESAPARHLRSALGQIVNFFYTLQGEAAGAQAFSSFDTLLAPFIRYDNLSYEDVRQIVQEFIFNVNVPTRVGFQSPFTNITLDLQCPRHYRDQPVLRGGEFMAERYGDFQEEMDLLNRAFFDIMTEGDAGGRLFSFPIPTINLTKGFDWENPNLRGLWEMTGKFGIPYFSNFINSDMSPDDARSMCCRLRIDNTQLERRGGGLFGAHPLTGSIGVVTINLPRIAHRTRSQREFFTRLGKLMDLARNSLEIKRKLLEQLTESGLYPYTQYYLRDMKKRHGVYWKNHFSTIGLVGMNEACLNLFGRNIATPKGSAFAAKTLKFMRDRLISYQQETGHHYNLEASPAEGTSMRLALKDQEKYPGIVAANSSEVLQGGVPYYTNSTHLPVNFSDDPFEILSLQEETQCLYTGGTVIHLFLGERVSDPTAVREFVKAVASNYRLPYFSLTPTFSVCPQHGYIAGEHHDCPHCGTESEVYSRIVGYLRPLSQWNDGKQAEFRHRSRLQVDSDQLPHQRPETLLQAQLL